In Chiloscyllium punctatum isolate Juve2018m chromosome 10, sChiPun1.3, whole genome shotgun sequence, a single window of DNA contains:
- the dusp19a gene encoding dual specificity protein phosphatase 19, translated as MHSLANEIEAFSKASLKKQSTRVTTITGKRLIETLRDARVQIVEDAQQTDGACGYVEDTSLDLNIGVVKPWLMLASQDVAHDYEKLKDYKISHILNVGYSVENAFPCEFIYKSITILDIPETCIISFFPECFEFIDQAKEQNGVVLVHCNAGVSRSASIVIGYLMSAHGLSFKDAFSTVKNARQAINPNPGFMEQLRNYQPKK; from the exons ATGCATTCACTTGCCAATGAAATCGAGGCTTTCTCAAAGGCTTCGCTCAAGAAACAGAGCACCAGAGTAACAACCATAACTGGGAAAAGACTTATTGAAACATTGAGAGACGCTCGAGTGCAAATTGTTGAAGATGCTCAACAAACGGATGGAGCTTGCGGTTATGTCGAGGACACCAGCCTTGATCTGAATATTGGTGTTGTCAAACCCTGGCTAATGCTCG CATCCCAAGATGTGGCCCATGACTATGAAAAATTAAAAGATTATAAG ATTTCTCATATCTTGAATGTGGGATATAGTGTTGAAAATGCATTTCCATGTGAGTTCATTTACAAAAGTATTACCATACTGGATATCCCTGAGACTTGTATAATCTCATTCTTCCCAGAATGCTTTGAATTTATTGACCAAGCAAAGGAACAG AATGGGGTTGTGCTGGTCCACTGCAATGCTGGAGTGTCACGTTCTGCATCTATAGTAATAGGTTATCTCATGTCGGCACATGGACTTAGCTTTAAGGATGCTTTCTCAACTGTGAAGAACGCAAGGCAAGCTATCAATCCTAATCCTGGTTTTATGGAACAATTAAGGAATTACCAACCAAAGAAATGA